From a single Thermothielavioides terrestris NRRL 8126 chromosome 1, complete sequence genomic region:
- a CDS encoding glycoside hydrolase family 2 protein (CAZy_ID 269711) yields the protein MWSSSFFADAFHLALLGPLLLSVEAKPVKNDGIREKISINAGWRFSRSEFNTDKLAYDLSRTDYANRTDLTVLKPWVMPSANDFIVDPAARYQPPSTEPNISCPFVQSSFDDSSWESVNLPHDWAIKGPFYVGDNVPVSGGMGRLPVQGVGWYRRKLQMTEADEGKSVYLDIDGAMSYSIVWLNGHLVGGWPYGYSSYQLDLTPHLKLGDDNLLAIRVDNPGNSSRWYPGGGIYRNVWLTKTSPTHVGQWGTFITSKNVSKSSAVLDLTVEVENSGNASQTLSVVTDVYVLDTATGAAGRQVASFPRQTVTVAGGQKASVNASTTVNKPALWGPPPSQSPNMHVAVTRLYNRHNDVVDTYSTNFGIRSVVYDSNHGLLVNGELIRIRGVNGHHDLGSLGAAFNERAAQRQLEVLQELGCNALRTSHNPPAPELLDLADKMGILVYEEAFDCWQLGKNPNDFHLIFDEWSEADVRTMLRRDRNHPSVIIWSIGNEVGEQTTGATGAAVAKRLREIVHSEDVTRPVTASMNAARPDMPFPGELDLVSLNYQGEGIRDTGPYAGLPGISTSPLYYAFHDAFPDKLVLSSETAATLSTRGTYFFPVTNWTSAPENYTLGSGGNDTLLEVSDYGLYTAPFGSSPDKVFVAQDNASFVGGEFVWSGWDYIGEPTPYYEARSSYYGIIDLAGFGKDRFFEYQSRWRPDLPVAHILPHWTWPDRVGQVTPVHVFSNGDEAELWVNGRSQGRLRRASASVYRFRWDNVTYHAGEVRVVAYKNGKPWASDRVVTAGAPAALRLSADRSAISGDGLDLSFLTATVVDGKGNVVPAADNEITFSVSGGGGELVATDNGDPRDFTSFASATRKAFSGRALAVVRANGQGAITVTASSAGLARAVVRLTAH from the coding sequence ATGTGGTCCTCAAGCTTTTTCGCAGACGCCTTTCATCTCGCCCTTCTAGGCCCACTGCTGCTGTCCGTCGAGGCGAAGCCGGTTAAGAATGATGGAATACGCGAGAAAATCAGCATCAACGCCGGCTGGCGCTTCTCAAGGAGCGAGTTCAACACAGACAAGCTGGCCTACGATCTCAGCCGCACCGACTACGCCAACCGCACCGACTTAACCGTGTTGAAACCGTGGGTTATGCCGTCAGCAAATGACTTCATCGTCGACCCGGCTGCACGATACCAGCCCCCCTCCACCGAACCGAACATCAGCTGCCCCTTTGTGCAGTCGAGCTTCGACGACTCCTCGTGGGAGAGTGTCAACCTGCCGCACGACTGGGCCATCAAAGGTCCGTTCTACGTCGGGGACAATGTTCCCGTCAGCGGCGGTATGGGGCGCCTGCCCGTCCAAGGCGTCGGTTGGTACCGCCGAAAGTTGCAAAtgaccgaggccgacgagggcaAGTCCGTCTACCTCGACATCGACGGCGCCATGTCGTACTCCATCGTCTGGCTCAACGGCCACCTCGTGGGGGGCTGGCCCTACGGATACTCGTCCTACCAGCTCGACCTCACGCCGCACCTCAAGCTAGGTGACGACAACCTGCTGGCCATCCGCGTCGACAATCCCGGAAACTCGTCACGCTGGTACCCCGGCGGAGGCATCTACCGCAATGTCTGGCTCACCAAGACGAGCCCGACGCACGTTGGCCAGTGGGGCACCTTCATCACATCGAAGAACGTGTCCAAGTCATCCGCAGTCCTCGATCTGACGGTCGAGGTCGAAAACTCGGGTAACGCCTCTCAGACGCTGAGTGTGGTGACCGACGTGTACGTCCTTGACACAGCGACGGGGGCGGCCGGCAGGCAGGTAGCCTCGTTCCCGCGCCAGACCGTCACCGTGGCAGGGGGCCAGAAGGCCTCGGTCAATGCTTCGACGACTGTCAACAAGCCAGCGCTGTGGGGtccgccgccctcgcagTCGCCGAATATGCATGTCGCCGTAACACGTTTATATAACCGCCACAACGATGTCGTCGACACTTACTCGACGAATTTTGGCATTCGCTCGGTTGTTTATGACTCAAACCACGGCTTGCTGGTCAACGGCGAGCTGATCAGAATCAGGGGCGTGAACGGCCACCACGATCTCGGCTCGCTGGGAGCTGCCTTCAACGAGCGTGCGGCCCAACGGCAGCTCGAGGTGCTCCAGGAGCTGGGTTGCAATGCTCTCCGCACTTCGCACAACCCCCCGGCCCCCGAACTGCTGGACCTGGCCGATAAGATGGGCATCCTGGTCTACGAGGAGGCTTTTGACTGCTGGCAGCTGGGCAAGAACCCGAACGACTTCCACCTCATCTTCGACGAATGGTCTGAGGCCGACGTGCGCACTATGCTGCGCCGGGACCGTAACCACCCGTCCGTCATCATCTGGAGCATCGGCAACGAGGTCGGGGAGCAGACCACCGGCGCTAccggcgctgccgtcgccaAGCGGCTACGCGAAATCGTTCACTCCGAGGATGTGACGCGCCCCGTGACGGCATCCATGAATGCGGCGCGCCCGGACATGCCATTCCCAGGCGAGCTTGATCTGGTCAGCCTCAACTACCAAGGCGAGGGCATTCGCGACACCGGCCCGTACGCCGGCCTGCCTGGCATCAGCACATCGCCGCTCTACTACGCCTTCCACGACGCCTTCCCGGACAAGTTGGTCCTCAGCAgcgagacggcggcgacccTGAGCACCCGAGGCACCTACTTCTTCCCCGTCACCAACTGGACCAGCGCGCCCGAGAACTACACGCTCGGAAGCGGCGGCAACGACACGCTGCTCGAAGTGAGCGACTACGGCCTGTACACAGCCCCGTTCGGGTCGTCGCCCGACAAGGTCTTCGTCGCGCAGGACAACGCGTCCTTCGTGGGCGGGGAGTTCGTCTGGTCCGGGTGGGACTACATCGGCGAGCCGACGCCGTACTACGAGGCGCGCAGCTCGTACTACGGCATCATCGACCTGGCCGGCTTCGGCAAGGACCGCTTCTTCGAGTACCAgtcgcgctggcggcccGACCTCCCCGTCGCGCACATCCTGCCGCACTGGACCTGGCCGGACCGCGTCGGCCAGGTCACGCCCGTGCACGTCTTCTCcaacggcgacgaggccgagctgtGGGTCAACGGCCGGTCGCAgggccggctgcgccgcgcGTCCGCGTCCGTCTACCGCTTCCGCTGGGACAACGTCACCTACCACGCGGGCGAGGTGCGCGTGGTCGCGTACAAGAACGGCAAGCCGTGGGCCAGCGACCGGGTCGtgacggcgggcgcgccCGCAGCGCTGCGCCTGAGCGCCGACCGGTCCGCCatcagcggcgacgggctcGACCTGTCGTTCTTGACGGCCACGGTTGTGGACGGCAAGGGCAACGtcgtgccggcggcggataATGAGATCACGTTCTCCGTgtctggcggcggcggcgagctcgtgGCCACGGACAACGGCGATCCCCGGGACTTCACCTCGTTTGCGTCCGCGACGCGCAAGGCCTTTAGCGGGCGAGCGTTGGCGGTCGTGCGTGCTAATGGCCAGGGGGCCATCACGGTcacggccagctcggccggcctTGCTCGTGCGGTGGTCAGGTTAACGGCACATTGA